The Sandaracinus amylolyticus genomic interval CGCGATGGCGAGCGCGGCGAGGTCACGGTGACCGGCGGGCGCAATCCGTTCGTGCCGCTGCTTCGTTATCGCACCGGGGACTTCGCCCGGATCGAGCGCGCGCGGTGCACCTGCGGCGATCCCACGCCGCGCCTCTGCGATCTCGAGGGCCGCGCACCGGTGCCGCTGCGCGCGAACGACGGCGCGCTCGTGAACACGGTCGACGTCGGGCGTGCGCTGCGGCCCTTCCCGCTCGTGCAGCACGCGCTCGTGCAGCGCGCCGATCGTTCGATCGACCTCGTCGTGCGCGCCGCACCGGGCGGCGTCGATGCGCGCGCGATCCACGACGCGCTCGTCGCGCTGTTCGGCGACGTCGGCATCGAGGTGCGCTTCGATGCGGCGCTCGGAGATCGCAGCGAAGGCAAGGTCCTGCCCTACCGGAGCGAGCTCCCGTTCGACGAATGAAGCCGCTCGATCATCCGTACGAGGGCCGCCCGCATCGCGTCTACGCGACGCTCACGAACCACTGCAACCGCAGCTGTCCGTGGTGCAGCACGTGCTCGTCGCCGCGCGGATCGACGTTCTTGATGCTCGACGATCTGATCGCGGCGCTGCCCGAGCACGGCGCGTTCGAGGTGCAGCTCGAAGGCGGCGAGCCGACCACGCACCCCGAGTGGCTCTCGTTCGTCGATCGGATGCGCGCGCATCCGCGCTGCACGCGCGTCGTGCTCTGCACGAACGGCGCGGTGATCCCGCGCGATCGGGAGCGGCTGCGCGCATGGATCGCGCGGCTCGGTGCGCCGATCACGATCAAGCTCTCGGTCAACCATCACCTGCTCGAGCACGATCCCGGGCTCGTCGCGCTCGCGCGCTCGATGCGCGACCTGATCGTGGAGCTCGGTGCAGATCGACTGCTGGTGCTCAACGTGCGTCGCCGCCGCGGCGTCGACGACGACGATGCCCGCGTGGTGCGCGCGATCGAGGACGCGGGCCTGCTCCCCCACGCGAACGTGTTCTTCCTCCAGCGCTACGGCTTCGCGCGCGACGAGGCTTCGTGGGAGCCGCCACACCTCGTGGGCCACGATTTCCGCTTCGTGAGCCCCGACGGTCGCGTGCTCGGGCCCGATCTGATCGCGCGCTCCGAGGCGATGCGGGTGCTCCGATGATCGACCTACGCCATCGGCGCGCGAAGAGCGCTGCGTTCGATCTCGCGACGAACAGCACCGCGCGCGCGACGCGCACGATCGAGCTCTGGGGCCAGCCGCGCACGATCTACGCGAACGCGAACCTCTCGATCTACAGCGCGCAGCAGTGCAATGCGCGCTGCGCGTTCTGCGTCGAGGAGCTGCGCCCCGCGTCGCGCGGCACTGCGCTCGACGCGCAGAAGACGATCGAGCACGACGACGCGCGCTGGCTCGATGGCCTCGCGCGCGTGCTCGACGCGCTCGAGCCCCTCGATCCCAGCGTGTCGATCACCGGCGGCGAGCCGAGCAAGGACGCGCGCCTTCCGCGGGTGCTGCGCCTGCTCGCCGAGCGCGGCGCGCGCAAGCGCACGATCACGACGAACGGCTCCGGCCTCTTCGACGTGCGCGAAGGACGCACCGTGCTCGAGTGGATCACCTCGACCGGCGTGCGTCACCTGAACATCAGCCGCGCGCA includes:
- a CDS encoding radical SAM protein encodes the protein MKPLDHPYEGRPHRVYATLTNHCNRSCPWCSTCSSPRGSTFLMLDDLIAALPEHGAFEVQLEGGEPTTHPEWLSFVDRMRAHPRCTRVVLCTNGAVIPRDRERLRAWIARLGAPITIKLSVNHHLLEHDPGLVALARSMRDLIVELGADRLLVLNVRRRRGVDDDDARVVRAIEDAGLLPHANVFFLQRYGFARDEASWEPPHLVGHDFRFVSPDGRVLGPDLIARSEAMRVLR